A region of Desulforamulus hydrothermalis Lam5 = DSM 18033 DNA encodes the following proteins:
- a CDS encoding sensor histidine kinase: MEIDIKVLDNIIKETVAVIESSKEQIYHIAESALLECQRVEAEINQIKNQVAVVIKQVSQLEVAERKARIRLMEVSKDFHRFAENDIKEAYEQAQLIQLKLVMLREEEKTLRFKRDHLELSLKRMRDTAERAEKLVSQVGMALQFLSNDLSGLSQKLGNLHDMQQLGISIIRAQEEERKRVAREIHDGPAQSMANIVMRAEFCLKLLEINPGLVRGELLSLQQLVRQSLQDVRKIIFDLRPMVLDDLGLVPAIKRYLEDYKTQNNMQVEFVLMGKEQRFDTSLEVAAFRIIQEALTNVKKHAHARHVVIKMELIPKRINVYIKDDGCGFCMETQKPRRDGSGGYGLLGMKERIQLLKGGLTISSAPGKGTEVNFWLPLNDLS; the protein is encoded by the coding sequence ATGGAAATCGACATTAAAGTTCTGGACAACATTATCAAAGAAACAGTGGCTGTTATTGAAAGCAGCAAGGAACAAATCTATCACATTGCAGAAAGTGCCCTGTTAGAATGCCAAAGGGTGGAAGCAGAAATTAACCAAATCAAAAACCAGGTTGCTGTTGTTATCAAGCAAGTAAGCCAACTGGAGGTGGCAGAACGCAAAGCCAGAATTCGTTTAATGGAAGTCAGCAAGGATTTTCATCGTTTCGCCGAAAATGACATTAAAGAAGCCTACGAACAAGCCCAACTTATTCAACTAAAACTGGTCATGCTGCGGGAAGAAGAAAAAACTTTACGTTTTAAGCGGGACCATTTGGAATTATCTTTAAAAAGGATGCGTGATACCGCTGAGCGAGCCGAAAAATTGGTTTCGCAGGTAGGCATGGCTTTACAGTTCTTGAGCAACGATCTTTCCGGTTTGAGCCAAAAGCTGGGCAATTTACATGATATGCAGCAGCTGGGTATTTCTATTATTCGGGCCCAGGAGGAAGAACGCAAACGGGTAGCCCGGGAAATTCACGACGGCCCTGCCCAATCCATGGCTAATATTGTTATGCGGGCAGAATTTTGTTTAAAACTATTGGAAATCAACCCCGGCTTGGTCAGAGGGGAGCTGCTGTCACTGCAGCAGCTGGTTCGCCAAAGCCTGCAGGATGTACGTAAAATAATCTTTGACTTAAGGCCCATGGTGCTGGATGATTTAGGTTTAGTACCGGCCATTAAACGTTACCTGGAAGATTATAAAACACAAAACAATATGCAAGTTGAGTTTGTTTTAATGGGTAAAGAACAGCGGTTTGATACTTCTCTGGAAGTAGCGGCTTTCAGGATTATCCAAGAGGCATTAACCAACGTAAAAAAACATGCTCATGCCAGGCATGTTGTGATAAAAATGGAGCTGATACCGAAACGCATTAACGTATATATAAAAGATGACGGTTGCGGCTTTTGTATGGAAACCCAAAAACCGCGCCGTGACGGCAGCGGCGGTTACGGCTTGTTAGGCATGAAAGAAAGAATTCAGCTTCTTAAGGGCGGTTTAACCATATCTTCAGCACCCGGAAAAGGTACCGAAGTTAATTTTTGGCTGCCGTTAAATGATCTATCATAA
- a CDS encoding methyl-accepting chemotaxis protein, producing the protein MIKFTNMPKRRLFSEQVFVKKIYNNPLFKWCSFSRRLNRVLSFCVHKKILANMTLQWKLVLTFAVIIALINLAMGVSIFREAESTVSQLTANRIKVTAADNADKISIMLHSMDKREIANKTDYYLTKQRNAYKALNYRAYVDVIDTGGNSVVKDKYEQPIKPQRSEITFLLQQASKGGTVSAPLGGVLCTVVLEPIAGRDWYFVAGVAEEDFLAPVKQMQLTALGVGLLAFIIATVVCVLGTRKFCRPLQQMMDTMERARGGDLTVRVPETGTGPEFNRVGACFNSMLADFGALLHDLNQTAAVLSDSSQDMSKVANRQLSAVERTNQAVQTMSAAVQQISATVQETQVSGQAMLASAEEGTAAVNKLVEVINQNHQAIAEQAVSVGSLGQRIQEVSRLLDLIRKICQDTHLLALNASIEAARAGEHGRGFAVVAAEVRRLAEETAATTKEVEQIIAAIVRENNQVLNKVDDSKKIADEGLTATLHAQEALRKIADNVELTGQQINQIYFDAEKISRGTFTVEELIKQLAGGADTETDNQQATARQVARTADVLNQLSETLKAKLEGFVLDRHRQEAANILLSDPEAVPGKAEEQAAEIL; encoded by the coding sequence TTGATAAAATTTACAAACATGCCAAAACGACGGTTATTTTCAGAACAAGTATTTGTAAAAAAAATTTACAATAATCCTTTATTTAAGTGGTGTTCTTTTTCTCGAAGATTAAACCGTGTTTTGTCTTTTTGCGTTCATAAAAAAATCCTGGCCAACATGACCTTACAGTGGAAACTGGTGCTAACGTTTGCTGTAATTATCGCATTAATTAATTTGGCTATGGGAGTCAGTATTTTTCGAGAGGCAGAGTCCACCGTCAGCCAGTTAACGGCCAACCGAATAAAAGTTACGGCTGCCGACAATGCCGATAAGATTTCCATTATGTTACACAGTATGGATAAACGTGAAATTGCAAATAAAACAGATTATTATTTGACCAAGCAGCGCAATGCCTACAAAGCTCTTAATTATCGGGCCTATGTTGATGTAATCGATACCGGCGGGAACTCGGTGGTAAAGGACAAATATGAGCAACCAATCAAGCCGCAAAGATCAGAGATAACTTTTTTGCTGCAGCAAGCAAGTAAAGGGGGAACCGTTTCCGCACCCTTAGGGGGTGTCCTTTGCACAGTGGTGTTGGAACCGATCGCCGGCAGAGATTGGTATTTTGTGGCGGGAGTTGCGGAGGAAGATTTTCTGGCGCCGGTAAAGCAGATGCAATTAACCGCCCTGGGTGTAGGATTATTGGCTTTTATCATTGCCACTGTTGTCTGTGTGCTGGGTACCCGAAAATTCTGCCGGCCTTTGCAACAAATGATGGACACCATGGAACGGGCACGGGGTGGCGATTTAACCGTACGGGTGCCGGAAACCGGTACAGGCCCTGAATTTAACCGGGTGGGAGCTTGTTTTAACAGTATGCTGGCGGATTTTGGGGCTTTATTGCATGATTTAAACCAAACAGCTGCTGTATTGTCAGACAGCAGCCAGGATATGAGCAAAGTTGCCAACCGCCAACTGTCTGCTGTAGAAAGAACCAACCAGGCTGTTCAGACCATGTCTGCCGCAGTGCAGCAAATTTCGGCAACCGTGCAGGAAACACAGGTTTCCGGCCAGGCTATGCTTGCTTCTGCAGAGGAAGGAACAGCAGCCGTAAATAAACTGGTTGAAGTAATTAACCAGAATCACCAAGCCATTGCTGAACAGGCTGTGTCTGTTGGCAGTTTAGGTCAGCGAATTCAAGAAGTGAGCCGGCTGTTGGATTTAATAAGAAAAATTTGCCAGGACACGCACTTATTAGCGCTTAACGCTTCTATTGAAGCAGCCAGGGCGGGTGAGCACGGCAGGGGTTTTGCTGTAGTGGCTGCCGAAGTCAGACGCCTGGCGGAGGAAACTGCTGCCACTACCAAAGAGGTGGAGCAAATTATCGCTGCTATCGTGCGGGAAAATAACCAAGTGCTAAATAAAGTTGACGACAGTAAAAAAATTGCCGACGAAGGTTTGACTGCTACTTTGCACGCTCAAGAAGCCTTACGTAAAATTGCTGACAATGTTGAATTGACCGGACAACAAATTAATCAAATTTATTTTGATGCAGAAAAAATCTCCCGGGGTACCTTTACAGTGGAAGAATTAATTAAACAACTGGCAGGCGGGGCTGATACAGAAACGGACAACCAACAGGCCACGGCCCGTCAAGTTGCCCGCACAGCCGACGTGCTTAATCAATTATCCGAGACCTTGAAGGCTAAATTAGAAGGTTTTGTTTTGGACCGGCACCGGCAGGAGGCAGCAAACATTCTTTTATCGGATCCCGAGGCAGTGCCGGGAAAGGCTGAAGAACAGGCGGCGGAGATACTTTAA
- a CDS encoding phosphate ABC transporter substrate-binding protein, translating into MFKNTKKLMPVFAVILAIAVALAGCGKQEGAPKAEGEKKAEGLSGSITIAGSTSVQPVSEELAKAFMAKNPGVTVNVQGGGSSAGVKAANEGAAQIGASSRELKEEEKGLGLTETKIALDGIAVVVNSKNQVSELTMEQVKGIFSGKITNWKEVGGKDAPINVVNREEGSGTRGAFEELVLGKDAKFTEKALTQPSTGAVRTTVAGDENAIGYVSLGSLNQEVKGIKVDGAEPTIDNVKNGSFKISRPFLYLTKGEMNEVTKAYIDFVMSEEGQKIVKEAHFIPVK; encoded by the coding sequence ATGTTTAAGAACACTAAAAAGCTTATGCCGGTATTTGCCGTGATCCTGGCAATTGCGGTTGCCTTGGCCGGCTGCGGCAAGCAAGAAGGGGCACCCAAGGCAGAAGGCGAAAAGAAAGCTGAAGGATTATCCGGTTCTATCACCATTGCCGGTTCCACATCTGTGCAGCCTGTCTCTGAAGAACTGGCCAAAGCATTTATGGCTAAAAATCCTGGCGTAACTGTTAATGTACAGGGTGGCGGTTCTTCGGCCGGTGTAAAGGCAGCTAACGAAGGTGCAGCCCAAATTGGCGCTTCCTCCCGGGAGTTAAAGGAAGAAGAAAAAGGCCTGGGTCTTACCGAAACCAAAATAGCCCTGGATGGTATTGCGGTAGTGGTTAACTCTAAAAATCAGGTGTCCGAGTTAACCATGGAGCAGGTTAAAGGTATTTTCTCCGGCAAAATTACCAACTGGAAAGAAGTTGGCGGCAAAGATGCACCCATTAACGTGGTTAACCGTGAAGAAGGTTCCGGTACGCGTGGTGCTTTTGAAGAACTGGTATTAGGTAAAGATGCCAAGTTTACTGAAAAAGCTCTAACCCAGCCCTCCACCGGCGCAGTGCGTACCACCGTGGCCGGCGACGAAAATGCCATTGGTTATGTTTCGCTGGGTTCTCTTAATCAAGAGGTAAAAGGTATTAAGGTTGACGGGGCTGAACCCACCATAGACAACGTCAAAAACGGTTCCTTTAAAATCTCCCGTCCCTTCCTGTATCTGACCAAAGGTGAAATGAACGAAGTAACTAAAGCATATATTGACTTTGTCATGAGCGAAGAAGGTCAAAAAATTGTTAAAGAAGCTCATTTCATTCCTGTAAAATAA
- the pstC gene encoding phosphate ABC transporter permease subunit PstC, which produces MKKIHEKLIEKLLLISAIVAVLAVTLITYFIFVDGLPVMQKYGLTNFIASSDWHPLDKQFGLLPMIAGSFLVTLGALAIGVPLSIGCAIFLAEIAPKQVTGVIRPAIELLAGIPSVVYGFYGLVILVPLIRELFGGRGFSILAGSVVLAIMILPTVVNISEDAIRAVPREYKEGSLALGATHWQTIKKVIIPSARSGILTAVVLGMGRAIGETMAVIMVVGNVASLPESILDPVRTLTGNIAIEMGYAAGEHAQALFATGIVLFVIIMILNFLVALVPKRIGE; this is translated from the coding sequence ATGAAAAAAATTCATGAGAAATTAATTGAAAAGCTATTATTAATCAGCGCCATAGTTGCTGTTTTAGCGGTAACTTTAATTACGTATTTTATTTTTGTCGACGGCTTGCCGGTTATGCAGAAGTACGGCCTGACAAATTTTATTGCCAGCAGCGACTGGCACCCGCTGGACAAACAATTCGGTTTGCTGCCTATGATTGCCGGTTCATTTTTAGTTACCCTGGGAGCCCTGGCTATCGGGGTGCCGCTTAGTATAGGATGTGCCATTTTTTTGGCGGAGATTGCGCCGAAACAGGTAACCGGGGTTATTCGCCCGGCCATTGAGCTGTTGGCCGGTATTCCTTCCGTAGTTTACGGGTTTTACGGCTTGGTAATTCTGGTGCCGTTAATTCGAGAGCTGTTTGGGGGCAGAGGTTTTAGTATTTTAGCCGGTTCTGTCGTCCTGGCCATTATGATCCTGCCCACTGTTGTAAATATATCCGAGGATGCCATTCGTGCCGTCCCCAGGGAATATAAAGAAGGCTCCCTGGCACTGGGGGCCACTCACTGGCAAACCATTAAAAAAGTCATCATTCCCAGTGCCCGTTCCGGCATACTGACAGCTGTCGTGCTGGGTATGGGGAGAGCAATCGGTGAGACTATGGCCGTAATTATGGTGGTTGGCAACGTGGCATCCCTGCCGGAAAGCATTTTGGATCCTGTAAGAACTTTGACCGGTAATATAGCCATAGAGATGGGCTATGCTGCCGGTGAGCATGCCCAGGCGCTGTTTGCTACAGGCATTGTTTTGTTTGTTATTATTATGATTTTAAATTTCCTGGTGGCCTTGGTGCCCAAAAGGATAGGTGAGTAA
- the pstA gene encoding phosphate ABC transporter permease PstA, which yields MQKIRAFVYWEEKIARGFLWASVLVTVGALLAVIFHIMQHGLVHVNWRFLTQEPLFMGKEGGIFPTIVSTVYLILISLAIATPIGIMAAVQLTEYTKKGPLVKIIRFATETLAGIPSIIFGLFGFAFLVLFMGFSWSLLSGGLTLAFMVLPTIVRTSEEAIKSVPVSYREGSMALGATKWQTVWRIVLPSALPGIVTGVILSIGRVVGETAAVILTAGSSLNIPSSVMDPARSMSVHLYILAMEGISMEKAYATATVLIILIFIINTIANRIMRKMSSNLTG from the coding sequence ATGCAAAAAATAAGGGCTTTTGTGTATTGGGAAGAAAAAATTGCCCGTGGATTTCTCTGGGCTTCGGTCCTGGTTACCGTGGGGGCATTGCTGGCTGTTATTTTTCATATCATGCAGCATGGTTTGGTTCATGTGAATTGGCGTTTTTTAACGCAAGAACCGCTTTTCATGGGCAAAGAAGGCGGTATTTTTCCTACTATAGTCAGTACCGTATATCTGATACTGATTTCCCTGGCCATTGCTACACCTATTGGTATTATGGCAGCTGTTCAGCTAACTGAATACACTAAAAAGGGACCACTGGTAAAAATTATTCGGTTTGCCACCGAAACTTTAGCTGGTATTCCCTCGATTATTTTTGGTTTGTTTGGTTTTGCTTTTTTGGTTTTATTTATGGGATTTTCCTGGTCGTTGTTGTCGGGCGGTTTAACTTTGGCATTTATGGTACTGCCAACCATTGTTCGTACCAGTGAAGAAGCCATTAAAAGCGTGCCCGTAAGCTACCGGGAAGGCAGTATGGCTCTGGGTGCAACCAAATGGCAAACGGTCTGGAGGATTGTTTTGCCCAGTGCGTTACCCGGAATTGTCACCGGTGTAATATTAAGCATCGGCCGGGTGGTGGGAGAAACCGCTGCAGTGATTCTGACTGCCGGCAGCTCACTTAATATCCCTTCCTCTGTCATGGATCCGGCCCGCAGTATGTCGGTACATCTATATATTTTAGCGATGGAAGGCATTTCTATGGAAAAGGCCTATGCTACCGCCACTGTGTTAATTATTCTTATCTTTATCATTAATACTATAGCAAACCGTATCATGCGCAAAATGAGCTCCAATTTGACAGGTTAG
- a CDS encoding DnaD domain-containing protein, with translation MSHKNSYAVKKEFDATNMTVYFGAAIFTGGMTSIPNLFLKHYRDVGISDSEMMLILQLLRLRHEEQLLMPGVEILAGCLSAEPLQIERQIKNLLDKKILGITNYYTADGTVKQGYDFEPLVFELSEVWALNQKKELDRIAEKLHADSAQLPLQDDEGIAANPLEQDLCHVFENEFGRLLSPMEIEQIVGWLSEHDSELILEALRQAVIRGKHNFKYIGSILREWHKNNIRTLHEVQAYQQRFEQNKHKQGQRKSGIDPVNKADQKKKFLMRSMYS, from the coding sequence ATGTCGCACAAAAACAGTTACGCAGTCAAAAAAGAGTTTGATGCTACCAACATGACCGTTTACTTTGGTGCCGCCATTTTTACGGGTGGCATGACAAGCATACCGAACCTTTTTTTAAAGCATTACCGGGATGTGGGTATTTCTGATTCGGAAATGATGCTGATTTTACAGCTGTTAAGGTTGCGTCATGAAGAACAGTTATTAATGCCTGGCGTAGAAATACTGGCCGGCTGCTTATCGGCTGAACCGCTGCAAATAGAAAGGCAAATTAAAAACCTGCTTGATAAAAAAATTCTTGGCATAACCAATTATTATACCGCAGACGGCACCGTTAAACAGGGTTATGACTTTGAACCCCTGGTATTTGAACTGTCAGAGGTGTGGGCCCTTAACCAAAAAAAAGAGTTGGATCGCATTGCAGAAAAATTGCATGCTGACTCAGCACAACTGCCCTTGCAAGATGATGAGGGGATTGCGGCTAACCCGCTGGAACAGGATTTGTGCCATGTTTTTGAAAATGAGTTTGGCCGGTTACTTTCCCCGATGGAGATTGAACAAATTGTCGGCTGGTTATCAGAACATGACAGTGAGCTTATATTAGAGGCCTTAAGACAAGCGGTTATCCGCGGCAAGCATAATTTTAAATATATTGGCAGTATTTTGCGGGAGTGGCACAAAAACAACATTCGCACATTGCATGAAGTGCAGGCCTATCAACAGCGTTTTGAACAAAACAAGCATAAACAAGGTCAGCGCAAGTCCGGCATAGACCCTGTCAATAAAGCGGATCAAAAGAAAAAATTTTTAATGAGATCAATGTACAGTTAA
- a CDS encoding cell wall hydrolase, producing the protein MNKKYRKIATVMAVVLAVASGLVGVAAAAEEACDGAGGLEFDGAEPDRSYQEISYIVKPGDTLYQICRDYNVSLGHLMRANNLKYTVIYPDQKLVIPAGSVSAYGMVLSRGDVSRDDIDLLARLIHAEARGESYEGKVAVGAVIINRLASPDFPKNIRDVILQNNNRVYQFSPVQDGSINLKPDEESRRAAIEALLGRDPTGGALFFYNPVLANDKWIKTLPIITRIGNHVFATKI; encoded by the coding sequence ATGAACAAGAAGTACCGTAAAATCGCCACTGTAATGGCGGTTGTGTTAGCAGTCGCCTCTGGGCTGGTTGGCGTTGCAGCAGCTGCGGAGGAGGCCTGCGACGGTGCGGGCGGTTTAGAATTTGACGGGGCAGAACCGGACCGATCGTATCAGGAAATAAGTTACATTGTGAAACCGGGGGATACCCTGTATCAGATTTGCCGGGATTATAACGTGTCCTTGGGACATCTGATGCGAGCTAACAACTTAAAATACACCGTAATTTATCCTGACCAAAAATTAGTTATTCCTGCCGGCAGTGTGTCAGCCTATGGCATGGTATTGTCCCGGGGGGATGTTTCCAGGGATGATATAGACCTGTTGGCCAGGCTCATCCATGCCGAGGCAAGGGGCGAATCCTATGAAGGCAAAGTGGCTGTGGGAGCCGTGATCATTAATCGCCTGGCCAGCCCGGATTTTCCTAAAAATATCAGAGATGTAATTTTACAAAACAACAACCGGGTCTACCAGTTTTCGCCGGTGCAGGACGGTTCCATCAACCTTAAACCTGACGAGGAATCCAGGCGGGCAGCCATAGAAGCACTGCTGGGTCGTGATCCTACAGGTGGTGCGTTGTTTTTTTACAATCCGGTGCTGGCAAATGACAAATGGATAAAAACACTTCCCATCATTACCCGCATAGGAAATCATGTGTTTGCTACCAAGATATAA
- a CDS encoding Fe-Mn family superoxide dismutase yields the protein MPKHVVRSGDTIKNLAKKYNVSFSNLSLANSHLKNLEQLNPGDVIYIPDTADGTYSLVKSTPLKMQLMSMIGFSPRQIQEHYKIYLTYVNKTNEIRHQLRSLEQSESSSIFSQLGTLKNAEIYTVSNYKLHELYFENLGGKGGPATGSVLEAIVRDFGSYEYWEKDFRATGLAGRGWVIMGYDYDDGHLHNYVLDYQGMLLRIEPLLVLDVHEHAYFLDYGTNCASYIDAFCRNLDWSAVNGRLANLKFAEK from the coding sequence ATGCCAAAACATGTTGTCAGATCGGGTGATACTATAAAAAACCTGGCCAAAAAATACAATGTAAGTTTCAGCAATCTTTCACTTGCCAACAGTCATCTGAAAAACCTTGAGCAACTTAATCCGGGCGATGTCATATATATTCCTGATACCGCGGATGGCACTTACAGTTTGGTAAAAAGCACTCCTTTAAAAATGCAGCTCATGTCCATGATTGGCTTCTCACCCAGGCAAATCCAGGAACATTATAAAATTTATTTAACTTATGTAAATAAAACAAATGAAATACGTCATCAGCTGCGTTCCCTGGAACAAAGTGAAAGCAGTTCCATTTTTAGCCAGCTGGGTACTTTAAAAAATGCTGAAATTTATACTGTCAGCAATTATAAACTGCATGAATTATATTTTGAAAACCTGGGGGGCAAAGGAGGTCCCGCTACCGGTTCTGTTCTGGAAGCCATCGTGCGGGATTTCGGTTCTTATGAGTATTGGGAAAAAGATTTTCGGGCCACCGGATTGGCCGGCCGTGGCTGGGTTATCATGGGCTATGACTATGATGACGGGCACCTTCATAACTATGTACTGGATTACCAGGGAATGCTGCTTCGTATAGAACCGTTGCTGGTGCTGGATGTACACGAACATGCATACTTTCTTGACTATGGTACCAATTGTGCCAGCTATATAGATGCTTTTTGCCGCAACCTTGACTGGTCGGCGGTTAACGGCCGACTGGCCAATCTTAAATTTGCGGAAAAGTAA
- a CDS encoding transglycosylase domain-containing protein, with protein MSRVIGYFLLAGFIILFFSAAGCATVDPEQAPDIAMPSKIVDINNKLITTVAPVNTIPVSLDEIAPAMQQAIVAIEDERFYQHRGLDFKGLLRAAYQNLRSRGIVQGGSTITQQLAKNLYLGPERTLGRKVKELFYTIKLERTYTKKEILNMYLNRIYFGQGAYGVEAAARIYFNKSAKDLTLGESAMLAGLPRAPSYYAPTTNPEGAKERQKLVLNRMRQLGMITEEAKKQALAEHIQPRTKPQVLQQAPYFVAEIIKYFTNKYTNGLEMLYANGLTIQTSLDLDMQKSAEEALEQGLNQINEEINGALVAVDPQNGYIKAMVGGRNWQKSQFNRVLARVQPGSAFKPFLYTAAVASGYTAASTIYCEPVTYQVAGAEPYAPRDHKIGYHYRPFTLKQALAISDNVVAVRLADMLGPDAIVRYARAMGIESPLRPFLSLALGTSEVTPLEMATAFGPLANQGIRCQPVYILKITDSAGRILEEQKPQLAKVIDEKVAYIVTDMLKAAVQPGGTAARIAWLFPRPAAGKTGTTEDYTNAWFVGYTPNLVAAVYVGYDDKQKKVGLTGGDIAAPIWGQFMQAALKDTEVTDFLAPPGVVQAEICTMDGLRATPLSGDTMSAYFIQGTEPKVPCLGDFGWTKPTDAGEGVRDWVENPAGRQPP; from the coding sequence TTGAGCCGGGTTATTGGATATTTTTTGCTGGCAGGATTTATCATACTGTTTTTTAGTGCAGCCGGTTGTGCTACGGTAGATCCCGAACAAGCTCCGGATATTGCCATGCCGTCTAAAATTGTGGATATAAACAACAAGTTAATTACCACGGTTGCACCGGTAAATACAATACCGGTATCGTTAGACGAAATAGCGCCGGCCATGCAGCAAGCTATTGTGGCCATTGAAGATGAAAGGTTTTATCAACACCGGGGTCTTGATTTTAAGGGGTTGCTGCGGGCAGCCTATCAAAACCTGCGCAGCCGGGGCATTGTGCAGGGCGGCAGCACTATTACCCAGCAATTGGCAAAAAACTTATACCTGGGTCCGGAGAGGACTCTGGGCAGAAAAGTTAAAGAGCTTTTTTATACCATAAAATTGGAAAGAACTTACACAAAAAAAGAAATTTTAAATATGTATCTGAACCGGATTTATTTTGGCCAGGGTGCCTATGGAGTGGAGGCGGCAGCCCGGATATATTTTAATAAATCCGCCAAAGATTTAACTCTGGGCGAAAGTGCCATGCTGGCCGGTTTGCCAAGGGCACCCAGTTATTATGCTCCCACTACTAACCCGGAGGGTGCCAAAGAGAGACAAAAACTGGTCTTAAATCGTATGCGGCAGTTAGGCATGATTACTGAAGAAGCAAAAAAACAAGCTTTGGCAGAACATATTCAACCCCGGACAAAACCGCAGGTTTTGCAACAGGCACCTTATTTTGTGGCGGAAATAATCAAGTATTTTACCAATAAATATACAAATGGCCTGGAAATGCTGTATGCCAACGGTTTAACCATTCAAACCTCCTTGGATTTGGATATGCAGAAAAGTGCTGAAGAGGCTTTAGAACAGGGATTAAACCAAATAAATGAAGAAATTAACGGAGCCCTGGTGGCTGTGGACCCACAAAACGGTTATATCAAAGCCATGGTGGGGGGGAGAAACTGGCAAAAATCCCAGTTTAACCGCGTTTTAGCCAGAGTGCAGCCGGGTTCAGCCTTTAAGCCATTTTTATATACCGCAGCAGTGGCATCCGGTTACACTGCTGCCAGCACAATTTATTGTGAACCGGTTACTTACCAGGTTGCCGGAGCAGAGCCTTATGCTCCGCGGGATCACAAGATTGGTTATCATTACCGCCCTTTCACTCTTAAACAGGCGCTGGCCATTTCTGACAATGTGGTGGCGGTTCGCCTGGCAGATATGTTAGGGCCTGACGCTATTGTCAGATATGCCCGGGCTATGGGGATTGAGAGTCCCTTAAGACCTTTTCTTTCCCTTGCTCTGGGCACCTCAGAAGTAACTCCTTTGGAGATGGCAACAGCCTTTGGACCTTTGGCCAATCAGGGAATACGCTGTCAGCCCGTGTATATTCTCAAAATTACTGACAGTGCCGGCAGGATATTGGAAGAGCAGAAGCCTCAACTGGCTAAGGTTATTGATGAAAAAGTAGCTTATATTGTTACTGACATGCTAAAGGCAGCAGTCCAACCAGGCGGTACCGCCGCCCGGATCGCCTGGCTGTTTCCCAGGCCGGCGGCAGGGAAAACAGGTACCACGGAAGATTACACCAATGCCTGGTTTGTTGGCTATACTCCCAATTTAGTTGCCGCCGTATATGTAGGATATGATGACAAACAGAAAAAAGTGGGATTAACCGGCGGTGATATTGCCGCGCCTATTTGGGGGCAGTTTATGCAAGCGGCTTTAAAGGATACCGAAGTGACGGATTTTTTAGCTCCCCCGGGAGTTGTTCAAGCGGAAATCTGCACCATGGACGGCCTTAGGGCTACCCCTTTATCCGGCGATACCATGTCTGCTTATTTTATTCAGGGAACTGAACCTAAGGTGCCATGTCTGGGGGATTTTGGGTGGACAAAACCAACTGACGCGGGAGAAGGTGTGCGGGATTGGGTTGAAAATCCAGCCGGTAGGCAACCGCCATAA
- a CDS encoding YgaP family membrane protein: protein MLKNVGTADKIIRFTFGISFLALGILKIFGPGWSLLFNVLGIEILLVAVIGYSPIYRILGVSSREPNLTVKEEVDIWTTGVPDSEK from the coding sequence GTGCTCAAAAATGTAGGTACTGCTGATAAGATTATCCGGTTTACTTTTGGTATCAGTTTTCTGGCCCTGGGTATTTTAAAAATTTTTGGTCCGGGATGGTCCTTGCTTTTTAATGTTTTAGGTATTGAAATACTGCTGGTAGCCGTTATTGGCTACAGTCCCATATACCGGATTTTAGGTGTTTCAAGTCGCGAACCAAACCTGACTGTCAAGGAGGAGGTAGACATTTGGACCACCGGGGTGCCGGATTCGGAGAAGTAG